In Corynebacterium nuruki S6-4, the following proteins share a genomic window:
- a CDS encoding N-acetylmuramoyl-L-alanine amidase, whose translation MTSLPGPGRTATAAAVSATTALCALLCSLTPAAGAAMVPTAAPAASSGPAPTTCTVAIDPGHNGAVTNTFDPVTGVLMADYPNGAEDADALDVSRTLADRLGAAGIRAVLLKDATTDDVTYRQRVDWARDAGAVVGVSVHTTPGADGSAIFPQRTGGHRTGTGADGTERTVTFDNPGLAAESQRFSAVVAASRSLAEGRQVPVKDNSFDARPGLWAGNLPVISLIADTPWVYSEFGSAAGGGALGISAAEKARYADGLAAGVIAGVATAPQCSPVTGSAGSVGSIG comes from the coding sequence ATGACGTCACTACCGGGACCGGGCCGGACGGCGACCGCAGCCGCCGTGTCCGCCACGACCGCACTGTGTGCCCTGCTGTGTTCACTGACCCCGGCGGCGGGCGCGGCCATGGTGCCGACGGCGGCCCCCGCCGCATCATCGGGTCCGGCCCCGACCACCTGCACCGTCGCGATCGATCCGGGGCACAACGGGGCGGTGACGAACACCTTCGACCCGGTGACCGGCGTCCTGATGGCGGACTACCCGAACGGCGCCGAGGACGCGGACGCCCTGGACGTCTCCCGTACTCTGGCGGACCGCCTCGGGGCGGCCGGCATCCGGGCCGTCCTGCTCAAGGACGCCACCACCGATGACGTCACGTACCGGCAGCGCGTCGACTGGGCGCGGGACGCCGGGGCGGTCGTCGGCGTGTCCGTGCACACCACCCCGGGCGCCGACGGGTCGGCGATCTTCCCGCAGCGGACGGGCGGCCACCGCACCGGCACCGGTGCGGACGGCACCGAACGCACCGTGACCTTCGACAACCCCGGGCTCGCCGCGGAGTCGCAGCGGTTCTCCGCGGTAGTGGCGGCGTCCCGCTCGCTGGCTGAAGGACGACAGGTCCCGGTGAAGGACAACAGCTTCGACGCCCGGCCGGGACTGTGGGCCGGGAACCTGCCGGTCATCTCGCTGATCGCGGACACCCCGTGGGTCTACAGCGAGTTCGGCAGTGCCGCCGGCGGGGGAGCGCTCGGCATCTCCGCGGCGGAGAAGGCCCGCTACGCCGACGGCCTGGCGGCGGGGGTCATCGCCGGTGTGGCGACGGCGCCGCAGTGCTCACCGGTGACCGGCTCGGCCGGTTCGGTCGGCTCAATCGGCTGA